One Halorientalis litorea DNA segment encodes these proteins:
- a CDS encoding DUF7344 domain-containing protein yields the protein MAAEDVSGREQCETSTISRDTLFDLLSNHRRRYALHAAQRTDGHSEISDLAEQVAAWENGKQQHEITSDERHRVYTSMQQTHLPAMERAGVIEYDNGTVTLTEQARALDIYLDVVPEQSIPWGEYYLGLASLSGALLAAVFFGVFPTSVPNLAWGGLVVVLFLASALYHVWQSRQMRLGAAETPPDVEQ from the coding sequence ATGGCAGCTGAAGACGTGTCAGGACGCGAACAGTGTGAGACTTCGACGATATCACGGGACACACTGTTCGACCTGCTGAGTAACCATCGCCGGCGGTACGCACTCCATGCTGCCCAGCGGACCGACGGCCACTCGGAAATTTCAGACCTCGCAGAGCAAGTCGCGGCGTGGGAAAACGGGAAACAGCAGCACGAAATCACGTCCGACGAACGTCACCGCGTGTACACATCGATGCAGCAGACACACCTCCCGGCTATGGAGCGTGCGGGCGTCATCGAGTACGACAACGGAACGGTTACTCTGACCGAGCAGGCGCGTGCCCTAGATATCTATCTCGACGTGGTTCCCGAGCAGTCGATTCCGTGGGGGGAGTACTATCTCGGACTTGCATCCTTGTCAGGGGCACTGCTCGCAGCCGTCTTCTTCGGCGTGTTCCCGACGAGCGTCCCGAACCTCGCGTGGGGGGGACTCGTCGTCGTGCTGTTTCTCGCCTCGGCACTGTATCACGTCTGGCAGAGCCGACAGATGCGTCTCGGAGCCGCTGAGACGCCGCCCGATGTCGAGCAATGA
- a CDS encoding response regulator codes for MRSTVSDTGISVERLQSATEVFSYKWYPVILYSVYEVGNASYSEIEASLGGISPKMLSDGLSDLCDRNLLRTTEAVENSGKEGYELTEKGRAIVPALDLLTAWHERYDERRASVLIVEDERMVASVLSEYFDESYGVRHARTGEQALEKCSDSTDLVVLDRRLDEMSGDDVATQLRAQYEQLVVLVVSGIAPDDDIATLDIDDYLHKPVEEDGIKARLESLLSRTDMDSAARTYLALRSKQLALTETHGEAAQKMQGYQDCASRIEELDLSPEQKQTLEPLLPPAASEVHSRQ; via the coding sequence ATGAGAAGCACCGTGTCAGATACCGGAATCAGTGTAGAGCGACTCCAGTCCGCAACGGAGGTGTTCTCTTACAAATGGTATCCAGTTATCCTCTACAGTGTCTACGAAGTAGGCAATGCCAGCTACTCGGAGATCGAGGCTAGTCTCGGCGGAATTTCGCCGAAAATGCTGTCGGACGGACTGTCTGACCTCTGTGACCGAAATCTCCTCAGAACGACGGAAGCCGTCGAGAACAGCGGTAAAGAGGGATACGAACTGACTGAAAAGGGGCGTGCCATTGTGCCCGCCTTGGACCTTCTAACTGCATGGCACGAGCGGTACGACGAACGCCGAGCATCGGTGTTAATCGTCGAAGACGAACGGATGGTCGCATCGGTTCTTTCGGAGTATTTCGACGAGTCCTACGGTGTTAGACACGCCCGGACCGGGGAGCAGGCTCTCGAAAAGTGTTCCGACAGCACGGACCTCGTCGTACTCGACCGGCGACTGGACGAGATGTCCGGCGACGACGTTGCGACCCAGCTCCGAGCACAGTACGAACAGCTAGTGGTTCTCGTCGTTTCCGGTATCGCGCCGGACGACGATATAGCTACGTTGGACATCGACGATTACCTTCACAAACCGGTCGAAGAGGACGGAATAAAGGCTCGGTTGGAGTCACTCCTCAGCCGAACGGATATGGATTCGGCGGCACGGACGTACTTGGCTCTCCGCTCGAAGCAGTTGGCACTGACAGAGACACACGGGGAAGCCGCACAGAAGATGCAAGGGTATCAAGATTGTGCGAGTCGAATCGAGGAACTGGACCTCTCTCCGGAGCAGAAACAGACGCTCGAACCGCTCCTCCCCCCAGCGGCGAGTGAGGTGCACTCCCGCCAGTAG
- a CDS encoding sensor histidine kinase, with product MTLYALIFLLTFGLGIYAVRRYLRRDRRLSVFAFATLMFGFSFWEITNFVAAAVVRSELTLIVKNVTNAVVIPFVCFGTLFFAFSFADKRRWIRWAAVVSAVQLVGLSVLLAFDPVFLYEPRGLTVRGPITVLGVTVEQWVLLDRDLNLSFALHQLYIYAVTLFGAGVVLPYIATNNTDDTTSQAVLMAVGFGTPLVVNALLLAGIIPPHLNVTDLGLGLTAVALAVAIFRYQLFQVAPIGRQQLFDVMDDPVVLVDHNNRVVDSNPTARRVFEVDSEWRGMHETAFLGGFAETLRSVRDTDETEPEPLRYTDDAGRCFDAKTTAVGDGGSRLITFRDITTLEATRRDLEQSNERLDAFASIVSHELRNPLNVAMIQTNRLDVEPSDDAERLEDALDRMESMIDSMLELARAGEDVEQTETCSLAEHAEQSWNHVQTGESELDCRVGDTAIEADPVRLLQLFQNLFENATAHNDGPLTVLVGTVGPDSNTVIDEDSVGFFVADDGDGIPEDERDAIFEHGHTTSNDSTGFGLTIVRYIAEAHDWSIRVADGIDGGIRIEITDVTASRPQSEHST from the coding sequence ATGACTCTCTACGCCCTTATATTCCTCCTCACCTTCGGACTGGGTATCTACGCGGTGCGACGATATCTCCGGCGTGACCGTCGACTCTCGGTGTTCGCGTTCGCCACGCTGATGTTCGGGTTCAGTTTCTGGGAGATAACCAACTTCGTGGCGGCCGCAGTCGTCCGATCGGAACTGACGCTCATCGTAAAAAACGTTACGAACGCTGTCGTGATACCGTTCGTCTGTTTCGGGACGCTCTTTTTCGCCTTCTCGTTTGCCGACAAACGGCGGTGGATACGGTGGGCCGCCGTCGTTAGTGCCGTCCAACTCGTCGGACTCAGTGTCCTGCTCGCGTTCGACCCGGTGTTTCTGTACGAACCGCGAGGACTCACTGTCCGCGGGCCGATTACCGTCCTCGGGGTCACCGTCGAGCAATGGGTGCTGCTGGACCGCGACCTCAATCTGTCGTTCGCGCTCCACCAACTGTACATCTACGCGGTTACACTCTTCGGTGCCGGTGTCGTCCTCCCGTACATCGCTACGAACAACACCGACGACACCACTAGCCAGGCGGTGCTGATGGCAGTCGGCTTCGGGACGCCTCTCGTAGTGAACGCGCTGTTGCTAGCCGGGATTATCCCGCCGCATCTGAACGTTACCGACTTGGGACTCGGTCTCACGGCGGTCGCACTCGCGGTCGCTATCTTCAGGTACCAACTGTTTCAGGTCGCGCCAATCGGTCGCCAACAGCTATTCGATGTAATGGACGACCCCGTCGTGTTGGTCGACCACAACAACCGTGTCGTCGATAGCAACCCGACGGCACGGCGGGTGTTCGAAGTCGACTCGGAGTGGAGGGGGATGCACGAAACAGCGTTTCTCGGCGGGTTCGCCGAAACGCTCCGCTCCGTTCGAGATACCGACGAGACGGAACCGGAGCCGCTGCGATACACCGACGACGCGGGCCGATGTTTCGACGCGAAGACGACGGCGGTCGGTGACGGCGGGAGTCGGCTCATCACGTTCAGGGACATCACGACACTCGAAGCGACGAGACGGGACCTCGAACAGTCCAACGAACGCCTCGACGCGTTCGCGTCCATCGTGTCACACGAGCTGCGGAACCCGCTGAACGTCGCGATGATTCAAACCAATCGGCTAGATGTGGAACCCAGTGACGACGCTGAACGTCTCGAAGACGCGCTGGACCGGATGGAGTCGATGATAGACAGCATGCTGGAACTGGCTCGTGCTGGTGAGGACGTCGAGCAAACTGAAACGTGCTCGCTGGCCGAACACGCCGAACAGTCTTGGAATCACGTTCAGACTGGCGAATCGGAGTTAGACTGTCGTGTCGGAGACACGGCAATCGAAGCCGACCCAGTTCGACTCCTTCAGCTCTTCCAAAACCTATTCGAGAACGCCACGGCCCACAACGACGGGCCACTCACTGTTCTGGTCGGAACAGTGGGCCCAGACAGTAATACCGTGATTGACGAGGACAGCGTCGGGTTCTTCGTTGCGGACGATGGCGACGGTATCCCCGAGGACGAACGGGACGCAATTTTCGAACACGGACACACCACGAGCAACGACAGCACCGGCTTCGGCCTCACTATCGTCCGATACATCGCCGAGGCTCACGACTGGTCGATTCGAGTCGCTGATGGCATCGACGGCGGAATACGAATCGAAATTACCGATGTGACCGCCAGCCGACCGCAATCCGAACACTCCACGTAG
- a CDS encoding signal peptidase I produces the protein MFRTYLVRAAEVVVVLTVLALIAGVVLGQPVLFSFVTSDSMSPTIQEGDGFVVVPDQLTGDIDEGDVVVFQSQEIEGGELTTHRIVGETDRGYITKGDGNPFTDQDGVEPPVTESQIVATAWQPGGRIVRIPSLGTAILGTRAFVFEVQASVAAAVGVEGADNAQEVGGALFLSGLVLLVLTTVNQFRRGTSRDRSRTRGQDTVDPRYAVIFLIAIVVVPANLAMVSPSTTHEISTAEIAQGSGVGPGETAEAKLSARNGGAVTMLVVFEPPADVTLNSRQLEVVGGGTASTTMFVPVPSSGEERTVRLPESRYIVVLPPSLLLTLHDIHPLVALGAINGALVFSIVALVFGLVGVRKRRTRDTGRDIPLSVRIKRALR, from the coding sequence ATGTTCCGAACGTATCTGGTTAGAGCGGCAGAAGTTGTCGTTGTTCTGACAGTTCTCGCACTCATCGCGGGCGTCGTACTCGGCCAGCCAGTGTTGTTTAGTTTCGTCACCTCCGACAGCATGTCGCCGACGATTCAGGAGGGCGATGGGTTCGTCGTCGTCCCCGACCAGTTGACCGGTGATATCGACGAGGGTGACGTAGTGGTGTTCCAATCCCAGGAAATCGAAGGCGGTGAATTGACTACGCACCGTATCGTCGGTGAGACGGACCGAGGGTACATCACGAAGGGGGACGGGAACCCCTTCACCGACCAAGACGGCGTCGAGCCGCCAGTGACCGAGAGTCAGATTGTCGCAACTGCTTGGCAGCCCGGCGGTCGAATAGTTCGGATTCCGTCCCTCGGGACGGCAATCCTCGGGACACGCGCGTTCGTGTTCGAGGTGCAAGCGTCCGTTGCAGCCGCAGTCGGGGTCGAGGGGGCAGACAACGCTCAGGAGGTGGGCGGGGCACTCTTTTTATCCGGGTTGGTACTGCTGGTTCTGACGACTGTGAATCAGTTCCGTCGGGGTACCTCCCGGGACAGAAGCCGAACGCGGGGCCAAGATACGGTCGACCCGCGGTACGCGGTGATATTCTTGATAGCCATCGTGGTCGTGCCAGCGAACCTCGCGATGGTGTCCCCGAGTACGACGCACGAGATATCGACAGCGGAGATTGCACAGGGCAGCGGTGTGGGACCGGGTGAGACGGCCGAAGCAAAGCTATCGGCACGAAACGGTGGAGCGGTGACGATGCTGGTCGTGTTCGAGCCACCGGCGGATGTGACACTGAACAGCCGACAGCTCGAGGTCGTCGGGGGCGGTACAGCGTCGACGACGATGTTCGTCCCTGTTCCGTCGTCCGGCGAGGAGCGAACGGTGCGACTGCCGGAAAGCCGGTATATCGTAGTGCTGCCACCGTCCCTGCTGCTGACGCTGCACGACATACACCCGCTGGTCGCGCTGGGAGCAATCAACGGCGCGCTCGTCTTCAGCATCGTGGCACTCGTGTTCGGGCTAGTCGGGGTTCGCAAGCGGCGTACGCGTGACACCGGGCGAGACATCCCCCTCTCTGTCCGCATCAAACGGGCACTCCGGTGA
- a CDS encoding succinylglutamate desuccinylase/aspartoacylase domain-containing protein, with translation MRVETVGDGPAEVAVVGGIHGDEPCGEHAVETLLAEELTVERPVKFVVANEEAAERGVRYVDEDLNRAFPGDPDSDTHEGRLAATLADELAGCEVLSLHSTQSYGGLFALVGERTPFARRVCPRLPVDAVVETGAFSEGRLFEVADQLVEVECGYQGSDAAAENAVGVTRAFLRATGALPGGTGADQAELPVYRLTAPIPKAAAEAYEVFASNFRRVGVGEAYAAADEEEYVADEPFYPVLMSPYGYEDVFGYTAEKVDTLTA, from the coding sequence ATGCGTGTCGAGACGGTCGGAGACGGCCCCGCTGAAGTGGCGGTTGTCGGCGGAATACACGGCGACGAACCGTGTGGGGAACACGCAGTCGAGACGCTCCTCGCCGAAGAGTTGACCGTCGAGCGACCGGTGAAGTTCGTGGTCGCCAACGAGGAAGCCGCCGAGCGCGGGGTCCGGTACGTGGACGAAGACCTCAACCGAGCGTTCCCGGGTGACCCGGACAGCGATACCCACGAAGGGCGGTTGGCGGCGACACTCGCCGACGAACTGGCGGGCTGTGAGGTACTCTCCTTGCACTCGACGCAGTCCTACGGTGGCCTGTTCGCCCTCGTGGGCGAGCGGACCCCGTTCGCCCGGCGCGTCTGTCCACGGCTCCCCGTCGACGCCGTCGTCGAAACCGGGGCGTTCAGCGAGGGGCGACTGTTCGAGGTGGCCGACCAGTTGGTCGAAGTCGAGTGTGGCTATCAGGGGTCCGATGCGGCCGCCGAGAACGCCGTCGGCGTCACCCGGGCGTTCCTCCGGGCGACGGGCGCGCTCCCGGGCGGGACGGGGGCCGACCAGGCTGAGTTACCGGTCTACCGCCTGACCGCACCGATACCGAAGGCCGCCGCCGAGGCTTACGAGGTGTTCGCGTCGAACTTCCGGCGCGTCGGCGTGGGTGAGGCGTACGCCGCCGCCGACGAGGAGGAGTACGTCGCCGACGAACCGTTCTATCCCGTCCTGATGTCGCCGTACGGGTACGAGGACGTGTTCGGCTACACCGCCGAGAAGGTGGACACGCTCACCGCCTGA
- a CDS encoding UPF0179 family protein, producing MPTVTLIGTRLADPGTEFVYGGEATACEGCPYRDQCLNLVEGRRYRVTAVRENASTLDCAVHDTGVTAVEVEPAPVLANVESQEAYAGSAAELPGQCPHTGCPSHEFCEPAGADFDTEYRIDEVVGDPPHDYCMLDRDLTLVEFAPARDADE from the coding sequence ATGCCGACGGTCACGCTCATCGGAACGCGACTCGCAGACCCCGGGACCGAGTTCGTCTACGGCGGCGAAGCGACGGCGTGTGAGGGCTGTCCGTACCGTGACCAGTGTCTGAATCTCGTCGAGGGCCGGAGGTACCGCGTGACCGCCGTCCGTGAGAACGCGAGCACCCTCGACTGTGCCGTCCACGATACCGGCGTCACGGCCGTCGAAGTCGAACCCGCGCCCGTCCTCGCGAACGTCGAGTCACAGGAAGCCTACGCCGGAAGCGCGGCAGAACTCCCGGGGCAGTGCCCACACACTGGGTGTCCGTCCCACGAGTTCTGTGAACCCGCCGGTGCCGACTTCGACACCGAGTACCGCATCGACGAGGTGGTCGGCGACCCGCCACACGACTACTGCATGCTCGACCGGGACCTGACGCTCGTGGAGTTCGCCCCCGCCCGCGACGCCGACGAGTGA
- a CDS encoding DUF5820 family protein, producing the protein MSFETLPPGWEVWNEGETEHVLVYRPDVFDSHSFPAPCLPTLYLTKGQRGRRPGQHRPDPGDPWYVTLSLEPEVTRDTEQYDDQDAAIEGALSLADRFAAGDIDYRALYQVPREAYLDELDRLTGRA; encoded by the coding sequence ATGTCCTTCGAGACGCTCCCGCCGGGGTGGGAGGTGTGGAACGAAGGCGAGACGGAACACGTCCTCGTCTACCGTCCCGACGTGTTCGACAGCCACTCGTTCCCCGCACCGTGTCTCCCGACGCTCTATCTCACGAAGGGACAGCGCGGCCGACGGCCCGGACAACACCGACCCGACCCGGGCGACCCGTGGTACGTCACCCTGTCGCTCGAACCCGAGGTGACACGCGACACCGAACAGTACGACGACCAAGACGCCGCCATCGAGGGCGCGCTGTCGCTGGCCGACCGGTTCGCCGCCGGTGACATCGACTACCGCGCGCTGTATCAGGTCCCCCGCGAGGCGTACCTCGACGAACTCGACCGACTGACCGGCCGGGCGTGA
- a CDS encoding PrkA family serine protein kinase, whose product MTGTQDTLAELSREYQDSIPSDLRETRTFDWYLDQLFDEPRIARNAHQRVADMFDYYGTEYDEDAGVVEYKLASEDPLRDGENTFYGRVVHEAIHEFVNKVKSGARGLGPEKRIKLLLGPVGSGKSDFDRQVRTYYEHYTGTDAGRMYTFRWTNLCDIIPDQDPADDTVRSPMNQDPLVLLPQDQRDSVIEKLNDELDAPYTIRNEQALDPASEFYMDRLLAHYDDDLQQVLENHVEIVRLVADENQRRAIETFEPKDKKNQDETELTGDVNYSKIAVYGESDPRAFDYSGAFCNANRGIFSGEELLKLQREFLYDFLHATQEQTIKPKNNPRIDIDQVIVGRTNMPEYKDKKGDEKMEAFNDRTKRIDFPYVLQYSEEAEIYEKMLRNADLPDINVEPHTLEMAGLFGVLTRIEEPDAGAVDLLQKAKAYNGEVDEQEDVDVKKLREEAAEMAEIGEGMEGVSPRFIGDEIAEAIMDSMHRERQFLSPLTTFNHFEENLENHGSIPEDRFETYYRYLELVREEYKDRAIEDVRHALAYDVDEIQRQGEKYMDHVMAYIDDNTVEDEITGREQEPDETFLRSVEEKLDVPEDRKDDFRQEVSNWVSRRAREGEGFNPQDNDRLRRALERKLWEDKKHNINFSALVSSGEMDDDERNQWVDALIEQGYTEEGAKEVLEFAGAEVAKAEMED is encoded by the coding sequence ATGACCGGTACACAGGACACCCTCGCAGAGTTGAGTCGAGAGTACCAGGACTCCATCCCGTCGGACCTCCGTGAGACCCGGACGTTCGACTGGTACCTTGACCAGCTATTCGACGAGCCGCGCATCGCCCGCAACGCACACCAGCGCGTCGCAGACATGTTCGACTACTACGGCACCGAGTACGACGAGGACGCCGGTGTCGTCGAGTACAAACTCGCCTCGGAAGACCCACTCCGTGACGGAGAGAACACCTTCTACGGGCGGGTCGTCCACGAGGCCATCCACGAGTTCGTCAACAAGGTCAAAAGCGGTGCGCGTGGCCTCGGCCCCGAGAAACGCATCAAACTCCTGCTCGGTCCGGTCGGGTCCGGGAAATCCGACTTCGACCGACAGGTCCGCACCTACTACGAACACTACACCGGGACCGACGCGGGGCGGATGTACACCTTCCGCTGGACGAACCTCTGTGACATCATCCCCGACCAGGACCCGGCCGACGACACCGTGCGCTCGCCGATGAATCAGGACCCGCTGGTGCTCCTCCCACAGGACCAGCGTGACTCGGTCATCGAGAAACTCAACGACGAACTCGACGCGCCTTACACCATCCGCAACGAGCAGGCACTCGACCCGGCGAGCGAGTTCTACATGGACCGCCTGCTGGCCCACTACGACGACGACCTCCAGCAGGTGCTGGAGAACCACGTCGAAATCGTCCGTCTCGTCGCCGACGAGAACCAGCGCCGGGCCATCGAGACGTTCGAACCCAAGGACAAGAAGAATCAGGACGAGACGGAACTGACCGGCGACGTTAACTACTCGAAGATAGCCGTCTACGGGGAGAGCGACCCGCGCGCCTTCGACTACTCCGGCGCGTTCTGTAACGCCAACCGCGGTATCTTCAGCGGCGAGGAGTTGCTGAAACTCCAGCGGGAGTTCCTCTACGACTTCCTGCACGCCACGCAGGAGCAGACTATCAAGCCCAAGAACAACCCGCGCATCGACATCGACCAAGTCATCGTCGGGCGGACGAACATGCCCGAGTACAAGGACAAGAAGGGCGACGAGAAGATGGAGGCGTTCAACGACCGGACCAAGCGCATCGACTTCCCGTACGTCCTCCAGTACTCCGAGGAGGCCGAAATCTACGAAAAGATGCTTCGGAACGCGGACCTCCCGGACATCAACGTCGAACCCCACACCTTGGAGATGGCGGGGCTGTTCGGCGTCCTCACCCGCATCGAGGAGCCGGACGCGGGTGCCGTCGACCTGCTCCAGAAGGCCAAAGCCTACAACGGCGAAGTCGACGAGCAGGAGGACGTCGACGTGAAGAAACTCCGCGAGGAGGCCGCCGAGATGGCCGAAATCGGGGAGGGCATGGAGGGGGTCTCCCCGCGGTTCATCGGCGACGAGATAGCCGAGGCCATCATGGACTCGATGCACCGCGAACGTCAGTTCCTCTCGCCGTTGACGACGTTCAACCACTTCGAGGAGAACCTCGAAAACCACGGCTCCATCCCGGAGGACCGCTTCGAGACGTACTACCGCTACCTCGAACTCGTCCGCGAGGAGTACAAGGACCGGGCCATCGAGGACGTGCGCCACGCGCTGGCCTACGACGTGGACGAGATACAGCGGCAGGGCGAGAAGTACATGGACCACGTGATGGCCTACATCGACGACAACACCGTCGAGGACGAGATAACGGGCCGCGAACAGGAACCCGACGAGACGTTCCTCCGCTCGGTGGAGGAGAAACTCGACGTGCCCGAGGACCGGAAAGACGACTTCCGGCAGGAGGTCAGCAACTGGGTGTCCCGCCGCGCCCGCGAGGGTGAAGGGTTCAACCCGCAGGACAACGACCGCCTGCGCCGCGCGTTAGAGCGCAAACTTTGGGAAGACAAGAAGCACAACATCAACTTCTCGGCACTGGTCTCCAGCGGCGAGATGGACGACGACGAGCGCAACCAGTGGGTCGACGCCCTCATCGAACAGGGCTACACCGAGGAAGGAGCCAAGGAGGTGCTCGAGTTCGCCGGTGCAGAGGTCGCCAAAGCAGAGATGGAAGACTGA
- a CDS encoding PrkA family serine protein kinase: protein MARHDYIDAADTALEETYQEPMSLAEYVDLVLERPHLAAHASKYLLSAIEAAGTRTVIEEGEEKERYRFFDDPHNDGEHAILGNTDTLNQFVDDLRSIAAARGKDEKIIWLDGPTATGKSELKRCLINGLREYSKTDEGRRYTVEWNVAGAEGDASGLTYGEETVSDEDDWYESPVQVHPLTVFPPSVREDLLADLNERLDDHVPVRVESDLDPFSREAYDFLEEEYRRQDTDDLFSAVTAPRHLRVKNFVVDVGRGIGVLHSEDDGSPKERLVGSWMAGMLRELDSRGRKNPQAFSYDGVLSQGNGLLTVVEDAAQHADLLQKLLNVPDEGAVKLDKGIGMDIDTQMIIISNPDLEARLNQHADREGQDPLKALKRRLDKHEFDYLTNLSLEAQLLRRELTSETAVWTAQSWDELEEWIREPLRVSVRDSDAAVNEKELAPHAIEAAALYAVVTRLDEEDVPNGLDMVDKALLFDRGYLQEGDDRIDMDDFDWNDDARDGDHGIPVTYTRDIIADLLHEERERFHSELPVEHVLMPRDVLNAMAERLGDAPVFSGSERVEFENQVVTVKNHVFGQQEDDVLAAIMRDKRVDEATVEEYIEHVYAWEADEQIENDRGELVDPDPLKMKVFEIEHLGRFNESNYDGNDPDDAVESFRTDKIITALNRHAWHNRDDTFRIEDVNPKEIPVIKSVLGTHDWEDVRRTFEDFDPRQWDNPPSGTETAAVKEDTVRNLTEMFDYSEASAELTSRHVMSQVSYKWD from the coding sequence ATGGCCAGACACGACTACATCGACGCCGCCGATACGGCCCTCGAAGAGACGTATCAGGAGCCGATGAGTCTCGCCGAGTACGTCGACCTAGTGTTGGAGCGGCCCCACCTCGCAGCCCACGCCTCGAAGTACCTGCTCTCGGCCATCGAAGCGGCCGGGACCCGGACGGTCATCGAGGAGGGCGAGGAGAAGGAACGCTACCGCTTCTTCGACGACCCGCACAACGACGGCGAACACGCCATCCTCGGGAACACGGACACGCTCAACCAGTTCGTCGACGACCTGCGCTCCATCGCGGCCGCCCGCGGCAAGGACGAGAAGATAATCTGGCTCGACGGGCCGACGGCGACGGGGAAGTCCGAACTCAAGCGGTGTCTCATCAACGGCCTCCGGGAGTACTCCAAAACCGACGAAGGCCGCCGGTACACCGTCGAGTGGAACGTCGCCGGGGCCGAGGGCGACGCCAGCGGTCTGACCTACGGCGAGGAGACAGTCAGCGACGAGGACGACTGGTACGAGAGTCCGGTGCAGGTCCACCCGTTGACTGTGTTCCCGCCGTCGGTCCGCGAGGACCTGCTGGCGGACCTGAACGAGCGACTGGACGACCACGTTCCCGTCCGCGTCGAGAGCGACCTCGACCCGTTCTCGCGGGAAGCCTACGACTTCCTCGAAGAGGAGTACCGCCGGCAGGACACGGACGACCTGTTCTCGGCGGTTACGGCCCCCCGACACCTCCGCGTCAAGAATTTCGTCGTCGACGTGGGCCGGGGCATCGGCGTCCTCCACAGCGAGGACGACGGGTCGCCCAAGGAACGACTCGTCGGGTCGTGGATGGCGGGGATGCTCCGGGAGTTGGACTCGCGGGGCCGGAAGAACCCCCAAGCGTTCAGCTACGACGGCGTCCTCTCGCAGGGCAACGGTCTGCTCACCGTCGTCGAGGACGCCGCACAGCACGCCGACCTGCTCCAGAAGTTGCTGAACGTCCCCGACGAGGGAGCCGTGAAACTGGACAAGGGCATCGGGATGGACATCGACACACAGATGATTATCATCTCGAACCCGGACCTCGAAGCGCGCCTGAACCAACACGCCGACCGTGAGGGACAGGACCCGCTGAAAGCGTTGAAACGACGCCTCGACAAACACGAGTTCGACTACCTGACGAACCTCTCGCTCGAAGCCCAACTCCTCCGCCGGGAGTTGACGAGCGAGACGGCCGTGTGGACGGCCCAGTCGTGGGACGAACTGGAGGAGTGGATACGCGAACCGCTCCGCGTCTCGGTGCGGGACAGCGACGCTGCGGTCAACGAGAAGGAACTGGCCCCACACGCCATCGAGGCCGCCGCGCTGTACGCCGTCGTCACCCGACTCGACGAGGAAGACGTGCCGAACGGCCTCGACATGGTGGACAAAGCCCTGCTGTTCGACCGCGGCTACCTGCAGGAGGGCGACGACCGAATCGACATGGACGACTTCGACTGGAACGACGACGCGCGGGACGGCGACCACGGCATCCCCGTGACCTACACCCGGGACATCATCGCCGACTTGCTCCACGAGGAGCGCGAGCGGTTCCACTCGGAGTTACCGGTCGAACACGTCCTGATGCCGCGGGACGTGCTCAACGCGATGGCCGAACGACTCGGCGACGCACCGGTGTTCTCCGGGAGCGAGCGCGTCGAGTTCGAGAACCAAGTCGTGACGGTGAAAAACCACGTCTTCGGTCAGCAGGAAGACGACGTGCTCGCGGCAATCATGCGGGACAAGCGCGTCGACGAGGCGACGGTCGAGGAGTACATCGAACACGTCTACGCGTGGGAGGCCGACGAGCAGATAGAGAACGACCGCGGTGAGCTCGTCGACCCCGACCCGCTGAAGATGAAGGTGTTCGAGATAGAACACCTCGGGCGGTTCAACGAGAGTAACTACGACGGCAACGACCCCGACGACGCCGTCGAGTCGTTCCGCACGGACAAGATAATCACCGCGCTGAACCGCCACGCGTGGCACAACCGTGACGACACGTTCCGCATCGAGGACGTGAACCCCAAGGAGATACCGGTCATCAAGTCGGTACTCGGTACGCACGACTGGGAGGACGTGCGGCGGACGTTCGAGGACTTCGACCCACGACAGTGGGACAACCCGCCGAGCGGTACCGAGACGGCGGCCGTCAAGGAGGACACCGTGCGCAACCTGACGGAGATGTTCGACTACAGCGAGGCCTCCGCCGAGTTGACCAGCCGCCACGTCATGAGTCAGGTGAGTTACAAATGGGACTGA